A window of Cydia strobilella chromosome 10, ilCydStro3.1, whole genome shotgun sequence genomic DNA:
ATTCAAAACATTCAGTTAGctcataattcaaaataaagtaaaaatagtatgaaaaattGTTCGATTAATCCGTTAGAATAAGTTTCTTTTAATAAGAATCGATGAATAAACATAATAATGATAGCGTGTAACACGCCCATCTATACCCCCGTGTTAAAATAGTATCGCTAATGATATTTATCATTTCAGACGCAATGGAAGAAGAATTAACCTGGATGTAAACTGTCCCAACATCCAGCTGACTGGAGACTACAACCTCGGGGGCAAGCTGCTGATTTTGCCCATTGAGGGCAAGGGCAAATACAAGATCAAGCTCCGTAAGTGCCTGCCGCTATATGATGTTGTCACTGATAGAAATCTTTGCTGTAACAATTATTTTAACTATGTTTTTCGACTTTTATGCATaagtttacatattattatttatattagggGACAACACACAGATCAAGTTTGCCTCAAACTAAATAAGCAAAGCTTGCACTacgggtgctaggcgacgatatacataggGTAAACTCGGTGACTCTATTTGGTGACACGgcattcggtgatacaagttttgaaaaaTGACACCCAGGAaggctagtgaattagggccttttaaatgagacctcacggcttcacggctttgGCGgatttgccgtgaggcccatttaaaggGCCCTCACTAGCTTTGCACAGCACATGCtttaaaacttgtatcaccgaattaggcgtgtcaccaagtaatgcgagtttaccctacttaaatagataaaaacatacacgactcaggaacaaatatttgtgttcatcacacaaataaatgcccttatcgggattcgaacccaggacggcttcacaggcaggaggCAGAATCACTACccaacccactaggccagaccggtcgtcaaatttgTTAACctataaccaatttttttatttttttattttacttgttcCGTCGTTTCATAAAGCAGTAAAATAAGAAGATTTCTGATTAGCAGTATTTCCCGTAACATGCAATACACTTAATAATGGCACATCCCTAGGAACATATTGAGAAGCGAAATGGTACAGAAATCTATTCTTTGACCGTATTAGCCGGTTTCGAACCTTTGGCTTGAAAGATGCTTCCCGATACACCAATGGTTTCACAGTATTAATCCCTCTTCAGGTGACCTCCTGGTGAAGATCCAGATTGAGACTGCTGACGTGGAGAAGAACGGAGACAAATTCTGGAAGATCGCCAACTGGAAGTTCACATCTGACCTCCAGACCAACGCGCATTACGCCTTCCAGAACCTGTTCAACGGGAACCAGCAGGCTTGTAAGTATTTTAGTCTACACCTACACTTTAGCCTACACagtcaccgaatgggccctacggaagaccagcgctggctttatagctagcattatgctgagttgggtccatttcgtgatgcacacttgatgatttcttcttttcttgctgttgttgtctgtacatgttcgtacttgtgttgtgatcgtcacgaataaatatcatttatcttatcttttatcttaCACATCAGTACTGGAAGACCCAGCTGGAAGTATACGTCACGTCTTATACATCTATGAAATGAAACAAACGTATTAGACATGACGTAAATTTCCGCTAGTAAGAAACGATTTGACTCTCATTTATggcataaatttaatattgttttaagaGAATTGGTCGCTCACAACAAACAGGATTAATTGATGCCGTCACCATTCGTTTTAATTTACATATCAATAGGTTCTAGGAACTAGGTATAGTTCCCGTGGttatattatttgatttatttggaAGACATTCCACTTTCGGATTATTAGTGATTAGATTAGATTCCCAGTATATAAAGTATACCATATCCTAATCTAGGTTAGCTtataatatgtggctttccatcacagaagggtccttatgcttcatgtgcaataaggactCAGATTTCTTGTTGgaatttcatataaaaagtaccttattgcacttgaagcaaaAGGACCCTGCTGTGATGGAAAGCTAAATTTCAGCCAAATCTATTGACTGaggaacaaatatctaaacatctaaacgtacatatttttaatgtataaaaCAGGAACCATCAGTACTGTAATGGCAATGGCACTATTTCGGCATTGACATAACCCTAATGCCAGAGATTCTGTGTGGCGACGGATGCTAGGTGCTCAACTATTCCAATATAATTTATCTGTGCTAATGTAAAGtgctattattgttgttataattgttgctgttgtgcgcattggttcaactgtaatgtcatgtacacttttatcaataaaattaataaataactatttctctcTCCAGCCGACACCATCACCCAATTCGCGAACACCAACTGGAAGGAGATCTACAACGAAGTCGGCAATCCCATTACCAGCGCCATTGTCAGCAGAATCGTCAAAGCCGTAGAGAAGATGTTCGAGAAAGTGCCCGTCAAGGAAATCAGTATAGAATAGTTTAGTTGCCAATTTTGAtgttagatggcgctgtaacCGACTACATTgcgctgttaagatttttctgcAATTCTATATAAGGGCCAAGAGAATTCTGATTAAATGTTGTTACCGATTTTCTAGAAAACAAGAAAACGGCTCTCTATTGGTTCCCATGAATTTTAGTTTCCGATTTTTTTAGTCCATAACGTTTTCCATCATAATTTTTGTTAATCATATTGTCAATagtcataaaattaaacaatataatttgCAGTTCCGATTTTTGCaagtcattttatttatttatttaaactttattgcacataaaattataagtacaaatggcggacttaatgtcataaggcattctctaccagtcaaccactgggctaaaaagagatggttgttaggtgccggattaatactagaaaaattaaaacgataatcgAAGTCATCATTATTGTTAGTCATGAAATTTGTTAGTCATTATTTAAGTCCAGATAGTATACCAATTACATAATGTTGAAGTCAATAATTTtgcttataatatttttgtaaggtCTTCTAGTAGCATTTGGGTTCTGaaaggatcgcagttctaacctaccCTAACCTCTCAcatttctgatagcagttcggttctgtaagggtcacagttctaacctaacctaacccaagcaataaattttataacttttgtgattgtttaatattatagatctttaatattataactatttaaCGTTAAGTATACTTAACAAATATTATGACTATTGATATTTATTGTCCATTAATCATATGGATATCAATTTCTAGCTATCGAAATTGGAAACATTAAGTTTATGGGAAACAAAGGGATCTCCATACAGAAACATTTCTCACACGAGTCACACTGGGTTCCTACCATAAAGGTTTTTATTGTAACTacttaattgtggtattttctataaaaagggaccttattgtcgatggcgcttacgccattataaacgatgctccgatataaatacaatgctgcgcgactctgtgcggcgtaagcgccatcgacaataaggtcacttttcatagaaaatgccccatatgtttttgtcatgtttttattagttaaatgttacatttataaataaatgactttCACACACTGTCTACAAATATTTTACGTGACAACTAcgtaatataaaaatgaactgtcataggtaTCATCATTCAACACGAGAGGTATACACCGTATACAACATTCACTATGGCTATGGCTTGAAAAATACCCTGTAggtattgtaattgtatgtcataaTATGGGATttgtcctgaaataaatatcattcattcatttataacCTGCGGATCCAGGTCAGCATacagccacagggcggacacgctatacatcaaaaatcagttgcgtttctatgtgtgaacggcacgtctatacacgcgtcatgcgtcatagtgtgagtaagttgcttaaaaatagtactaagcggccggcaaacggccgtcaatctgctgtcgcggggcgaggtaattttaGTCGGGGCGGGCCGGTGCGTGgccggtgcgtggccgttctgtatgatattataacttattctgtgatacagCGTGATTTTCTACCGTGCACTTTAACCCTATTATTTCCGTTCATTTAAGCCTAAACTTCTGTCATATGTAAATTATCTTTGTTAAAGAGTAAGCCGCGGGGAAAACCCTCTCGACCTCAACCATGTTTACTTTGTTTAACGTCTTTTCACAGAAATATGTTTATAGGTAAATATCCGTGATTCGTATGCATTCGTTATCCTTTATGCTTATTGATCTACCTATTCTGTTAAGTGCATTTATTATGTGATGTGATTTGATGATTGATATTCTAACGAGAACAACAGCAAATGATAAAGGCCACATAAAACATAGTGCGCGCAGTCTTTGGTCACGATTAACCTAACGTTTTTCCTGGCTTTTTGATTACTGTATgaaataagtatgtaatttccttAATTAGTGCATAGCAGCTTCAAATGTCTATAAGTAGGTACGATTCCAAAGTGGTACAGTACAGGGTTGTCTAGCCAATATGGAAGATGGTAATCGTAAACCACAAACGCTTATAAACATGTAACGAGATGAAAGAGGACTTCTTtgcatacattattttaatagaatttaaactatcgttttattaatttaacatttacattattttacatttgtttggcatttttattaaaggtttttttattatataggctAACGAGCAAAcgaatttactttttttcgaaaaatcatcaacttttgggttatttgaaatcagtacggctaccatcagtttggcactgacataaacgccatcgagaacgtaatttactttctatgcatctcgctcgcactaatacgcgagtacgagcgagatgcatagaaagtaaattacgttttcgatggcgtttatgtcagtgccaaactgatggtagccgtactggatCACGaatactattgaatgagacaaagaaaaaaacccCCCTAAAGtcaaaattatgcatcaaaaatGGATGACTCCCCATCCTAAATCAATCTATGAGTCAAAAAGAGCAATTATGCAAAAGGAAatcccatcatcatcattttccgTATAATTAAGCGTACACCACGGACTAAACCTAAAAGTTGATGgataaaaagtaaatggtacacttttaaatgaaaatgcccAAGTGCGTTAAACTCagagtacctacctacgctcttttcttgaaaccATGAAGGCCGTATCGCTCCGGAAATACTGCGGctgacagttcattccacaattTAGCTATGTACTAGGAGGATaatatataaccaaacggagtagccattaacaggcattcccctctgtcgaaaatagtcgatCAATGGTCgtacaatgtatggactgacgtttatctgacatggctattttgacgttacgtatacatttgacgttctgCTCttccgcaaaaatcggcagacttttgtacagaaaattacagacgtggcgtctccgtttgttTATATTGTGTACATTTGACACAATGCTAAGTCCACAGAGCATTGGATAAGGACAGCATTGTGTCAATCGTACTgctaaactgtggaattaaCTGTCAGCCGCAGTATTTCCGGAGCGATACCTTATTAATATCACGTTCTGTATCCCTTTTCGTAAATACACCAGTAAAActatatacacatacatagtcataatcataatgtaGGTATGCGCCTTGCCTTCAACTGGCTTATTACTAGAAGACAAATTATTGTGACGTCAAGACAAGGCTACACTACAGATACCGGTCGTTCGTCACGTAGGCGCGACGCGACGCATCGCTTTGACGTCAGCGATcgtggcctagccaaggtgacaatcgcttgcgcttcgctatcgaatcgctttgtgtctctctatcactatataagtgtgacagtgacagttgcgttgcGTACGGAGcgatagcgattggcatgttgtatGCTGTCTACGGGGCCAGATAACTTTTATTAGGTAATCGACAAAAAGGAACATCGATTTGAATTCAGACATTTAAGATTTAGGTAATAAGTTTAATGAAtgttcaaaatttattttattgaatattcaCGCATATCAATCagcatcaagaaaatttgattctcgttcagagggcgctactagttttggcctacggtcgtatagatagcgttgacggtttcgtttgttatttaacaattttaacgcatatcagtgaaagaacatgggtcaaaatcataaaaataattaatgcaaataaaaaaaatcatttatctatatttaaatacattctatcgtatttttataaatcttcatttttagttttaaagtgtgtcgacagatggcagtgaatttactggggttacaaaatgtactatgacagtaccgctctagtatcagttactctatgattatacagaacggccacgcaccgccccgccccgactcgaattacctcgccccgcgacagcagattgacggccgtttgccagccgctcagtactatttttaggcaacttacactatgacgcatgacgcgtgtacagacgtgccgttcacacatagaaacgcaagtgatttttgatgtatagccgtatagcgtgtccgccctgtgaccgtGCACCGCAGtaaccgcaccgctcgccaaaGGCGTTCATTCTCAAACCCTGGAACCTCAATGGACGCGCACTGTGCGGTTTCGGAGGGATGCTCCAGTTGTGGAATGAACTCCCTGCCGAAGCGAGAAATCCCAAATTATATGTACCTAATCAATCTagaaggatataaccaaacggagccgccacgtctgtaatttgctgtacaaaaaagtctgccaattttgcgggggaggggaacgtcaaatgtatacgtaacgtcaaaatagccatgtcagataaacgtcagtccatacattgtgtatgaccattggccaactattttcgacagaggggaatgcctgttaatggctactccgtttagttatatcctcctagtaataaaaaaaaaacaagcataGTTTAAAGTATCCGTACAAGCTTCTATATAATCATTGGCACATACGTACGTAGGCCAGAGTAAAAAAAGAGTACTTGTATTATCATAATTTCTTGAATTTAACTTCCTGCATAATAACTTAAAACCATTAATTAAGTGTCTTACAAAAGCAAATCACGGAGCTACCAGGCATTAAATCTGCCATAATGCCTAGAGAGTAAAGGTGAAGGTCATACAACTGGTAATGCGCCTACTGTGTCATCATGAGAATCAAAATTTAACGAGAGGAGAGTAAAGAGCGAACCAAAGAATGCTAAGAGTTCCGTACTTCATGAGCTACAAGCTACAAGTCGTCGGGGTTTCAAATTGGAGGTTGTGGGTTAGAATCCTGGCTTCCACGAGAGTTTCTCGGAAGTTTTAGACGTTGCAGTATTCTATGAATATTCTGTAAccagaaaaaagttaaatttggcataggttcTTACAATCCCTGTCAACTCGCCTTAACAAGCGCCATCTATGGGACACTCTCTACTCTATATTGAACTTTCTCTACGACTCCTGCCTGACTCCTTCGATCTCCACCCACGTGCCAACAATCCCCTTTACAGCTATGGTGGGATCCCGATTCAAAGGCAAAGGGCCAaccgataaaataaaaatggaaatttcgttatctgtctaTTGCTCGAATGGGCAAGAGTagtagagaggcagataacgaaatttcgattttcgcggtaggcccttagGTTTTGTTGTCAAATACCTAAATCGAACTGCGGGCTATGACTAAAAAGTGTGATCTAAAGAGAAGCAGAACTAGAGAATTGAATCCCGCTttgattaggtacctacaggagTAACGAATAACATAActtgataatatattatatatgtatattcagCCCattaattattgcaggtgactaaatttaataaacatccTGTAGATTTccgttaaaatttaatttaagaagaGTATATGCGGCTAGAAGGTTTTAAGCTTAAGGGTCTTTTTTGGGCTAAGTTTTTCATTATCAAGGATAAATAACCTGTTTTAAAGAACGTGACATAATTGCATGTGTAAGACTCAAAAAATTGTTGCCAACCTGGTTTAGTTGGATTTCGATTTCCGTTAgaggctacccgaggttttcatcgatatTTGACAAAGTATCTCCTTCTTTTTCACTACacatagaattataagacaaacggatATCGGTTCtttaatcttttatctccatttttgtctaccggattttgaaggatatgaatacttatttatttataatttttttaaacattgtctaaaaaaacacttttatcgTATCTCAATTCCTGTGAAAGATCTCACATATACGAAATCtccatatttgggttcgtcttttaCGTCTCTAATTTTTTGTCtacggttttaattttaaactaataaacacaaaagttatggccagaaaacaagttgtttggcctaaaattgttcaactttgatgccaaatatctcgaaaacaatgaactatgaagtaaatatgggatactatattgcttaaaggatgactcacattagaccgggccgtgaccgggacggagcttccggcgcttacttttctatgacatgacaggtgatcacgtgatgctttccatagaaaccgaagcgccggaagctccggcccggtcacggcccggtctaacatcagtcatccttaaagccgttgctgttaatatgataagcgacaaaaaacattagaaaaccaaggattcagatcgaaggtcactggggcatgggatcccccaaagaataaaatacataggtatatttgtacttactttaattgttgttatagttaACCGGCATCTATTTAActaatttttatcaagcagatacgtctACGAGCGatactattttaattttgtttatattaaaggcagaaaaccgcagccaaataacactagaccctactcatagtgtcgtgttcctgccggtgagtaaggttgccagagctcaacgagggagaggagtgttagggtcggcaacgcgcatgtaactcctgtggagttgcaggcgtacataggctacggagactgcttaacatcaggcgggccgtatgcttggtTGCCACCgacttagtataaaaaaaatggaagaaTTCACCGCTTCCGGCAACTTGCGACAGTTGCGACCCGACATTTCAGAACACCGGTCCGATCGCTCTTAAACCattttccattttttatttaatataacaaaTTGACAGCACTTATTGACCAAGCGAGAGCGAAGGTCTTCGTTTTAGCTTGGGTAAAAATGCTTTCGAACGTCCGGCTGTCcggctgttctcctctacaggtcgcatttctcaaccgatttttgtgaaatttggtgagctgccggcctagccaaggtgaaaatcgctatcgcttcgccatcg
This region includes:
- the LOC134744673 gene encoding protein takeout-like, with the translated sequence MKFLIVVCVFVCGASANVAPFLTACKPSDTACLLASAKKAIPFLTAGVPELGLQPLDPMIIDKAGSREAGLQLDIKDTTVKGLKNCEILNIKRNGRRINLDVNCPNIQLTGDYNLGGKLLILPIEGKGKYKIKLRDLLVKIQIETADVEKNGDKFWKIANWKFTSDLQTNAHYAFQNLFNGNQQASDTITQFANTNWKEIYNEVGNPITSAIVSRIVKAVEKMFEKVPVKEISIE